In the genome of Kwoniella dendrophila CBS 6074 chromosome 5, complete sequence, the window TTGTCCACATCATCGGTCCTGAACAAGGTTTCACTCTTCCTGGTACCACAGTATGTTGTGGTGACTCTCACACTTCCAGTAAGTCTGTTCATACCGATCACAAGCCTTCATTTATGCTAATGGATTCCATACAGCTCATGGTGCTTTCGGTGCCCTCGCTTTCGGTATCGGTACATCCGAAGTAGAACACATTCTTGCTACACAAACCCTTCCTCAAGCCAAATCGAAGAACATGCGAGTGACAGTAGAAGGAAAGGTAGCCGAAGGTGTGACATCAAAAGATATCGTACTCCACATCATTGGTGTAATCGGTACTGCTGGTGGTACAGGTTGTGTCATTGAATTCGCTGGTTCAGCTATCAGAGAATTATCCATGGAGTCTAGAATGTCAATCTGTAATATGTccattgaaggtggtgcaaGAGCTGGTATGATTGCTCCAGATGAAATCACATTTAAATACCTTAAAGGTCGACCACTTAGTCcaagagaaggtgaagaatgggATTCAGCTGAAGCATACTGGAGATCCCTCAAATCTGACCCAGGAGCCAAATACGATATCGAAGTagaaatcaaagctgaagatatcatCCCAACCCTCACATGGGGTACATCTCCTCAAGATGTCGTACCAATCAATGGTGTCGTCCCAAGTCCAGAAGACTTCCCAGAAGCTCAACGAAAGAACGTTATTAGATCTCTTGAATACATGGGTCTCACCTCCGGTACCCCTATGGAAGAAGTCAAGATTGACAAAGCTTTCTTCGGTTCATGTACCAACGGTCGAATAGAAGATATGCGATCTGCTGCTCGAGTCATTCTCGCTGCTGAAAAGAATGGCGGACCAACTAAAGTTGCTGAAGGTGTTTACGCTATGATTGTaccaggttcaggtttagtCAAAcaacaagctgaagctgaaggtttagatgTCATCTTCAAGAAAGCTGGATTTGATTGGAGAGAAGCTGGTTGTTCAATGTGTCTTGGTATGAACCCTGATCAACTTAAGCCCGGAGAACGATGTGCATCAACATCCAACAGAAACTTCGAAGGTAGACAAGGTGCTGGTGGTAGAACACATCTTATGTCACCAGCAATGGTAGCTGCTGCAGCACTTACCGGTCGATTTACCGATGTTAGGAAATTCATGGGTAACTACATCGGTGAAGATGGTGGGCTCAAAATTACAGATTACTCTGATTACCTTACACCAGTTGAAGCACCTGCCAGACCAGCTGAACCTACAGAACAAACACCTGAAGGTCAAACTCCAGTTAAAGCCGCAGCCGCAGCTTCAGcaggtttacctaaattcaACGTTGTAAAAGGTATTGCTGCTCCAATGTGGGAAG includes:
- a CDS encoding 3-isopropylmalate dehydratase, large subunit, whose protein sequence is MPAPTSAPRTLYDKVFDDHVVHSGEGDTLLYIDRHLVHEVTSPQAFEGLRNAGRKVRRPDCTLVTVDHNIPTASRKNFKDVASFIVEADSRSQVSALEHNVKEFGLTYFGMSDKRQGIVHIIGPEQGFTLPGTTVCCGDSHTSTHGAFGALAFGIGTSEVEHILATQTLPQAKSKNMRVTVEGKVAEGVTSKDIVLHIIGVIGTAGGTGCVIEFAGSAIRELSMESRMSICNMSIEGGARAGMIAPDEITFKYLKGRPLSPREGEEWDSAEAYWRSLKSDPGAKYDIEVEIKAEDIIPTLTWGTSPQDVVPINGVVPSPEDFPEAQRKNVIRSLEYMGLTSGTPMEEVKIDKAFFGSCTNGRIEDMRSAARVILAAEKNGGPTKVAEGVYAMIVPGSGLVKQQAEAEGLDVIFKKAGFDWREAGCSMCLGMNPDQLKPGERCASTSNRNFEGRQGAGGRTHLMSPAMVAAAALTGRFTDVRKFMGNYIGEDGGLKITDYSDYLTPVEAPARPAEPTEQTPEGQTPVKAAAAASAGLPKFNVVKGIAAPMWEANIDTDKIIPKQFLKTLLRTGLGAALFWTIRYDVRTNEPLPDFVLNKDPWNKSSLLVCTGPNFGCGSSREHAPWALNDFGIRCIMAPSFGDIFKTNCFKNGMLPLELPQADLEALYEDASAGLEIAVDLENEQVVRPNGKPPIPFKVDAFRRHCLINGLDDIGLTLEHRDEIEKFENKRTSVWPWLDGVGYAKKGQKIIAVPVKKSISKTDW